A stretch of DNA from Anopheles nili chromosome 2, idAnoNiliSN_F5_01, whole genome shotgun sequence:
CGCTCGTCACGGCTCATTTCACACGATTAGCATCGATTTTCGTTGCATCGCGCAATTGTGCGTCCGAGGTACAATTATCGGACCTCTCGATGGGCACCTCTGACCTTGACCCAAAAAGTGCACCCTGCACCCTTTAGCGCAGTGCATCGTATGGAGCACCAGCACCATTCTTTTGGATAAAGTACGCCTCCTCTCGGTGGCAACACACTCGCACAGCGCGGCAAAACAACCGATGCGCCACAATAGCAAAAACCCCGCACAACGCTCCAGCACACGTGCGTtccaaacgcgccaaagattCGCGAAACATTCCACGCGGCCTCGCGACTCGCGTTGCTCCAGCGCACGAGGAAACAATCATCTCTTGCGGCATGGCCGCGGCAGCGTTCTTCGGGCGGCATCAGCCCCTCACGGGTCTTGCGCGGAAAGTGTACAAAGTGTTTACCATGTTGCTCTCGTTGCAAAAATCGACCGAACCGGCCAATTTGCGGCCGGTTGTGGGGGTCCAACGGCCTAACACCATCCGGGTCGATCGGTACGGCCAGGGCCCCGGGAAGCACAACGTTCATTGGCTAATCGATGGGCATCTCTCGGTACAACGGGTGGCGCATCGGGTTCGCAAACGGTATCCAATCCGTGCCGGTTGGGTTCGAGATCGGGCAGCCGTGGGTTAGGGACTGAGAACTAGGTCGGGCCTGTTTTGCTCGCTGCAATTAGCATCCGTTGCACGAGGTGAGCGCGAAACGTGTTGCACAAGTGGCCACGGCATGGCTGTTGTGGATTAGGTTTGGTTCGGATTTTTGGCCGGAGCCAACCTTCAGTGCTAATCGATAATCGATTGACGGAGGAGGGGGCCCGATTAGCCTCCAACCGTGAAGCGATCGAGGTGGTGTGACAATGCTTACAGCGGAGATTAGGAGATTAAGAAAACACCAGCCCGCTTTTCTCGAGAGCGCTCGCTGTATGTGAACTAACGGTTTGCGATATGCTTTTCAAATGGAAAAtagcaagcaacaaaaaaaaagctcccttttATTTGGGGAGAACCAAGCATTCTCACATTTGAGTCGCTCTCTCCCTCTAGCGCTGATTGGAAAgcaaaattttcatcatttcactATGTCCCGTGGTGGAGCttttgtggaagaaaaaaaaagcgaccaacGATGGTGAAACGAACAGCGCCTCTGCGACGGTACGAGCTGTGGTTGGACTGTTTTGCATACGCTTGATTGCGGGATGGGCTCCACAATTCAATTACATTCTCAAGAGCCCCTCCGTGCCATAGTGCAGTCGTTTGCCTGATGATAGTGAATGGAGGTGACTGAtgataacagaaaaaaaagtatacacACAGAGCAAACCGAGCCAATCTGTCGGATCTGCTTCACGAATGTCAACGGAGGCGCGCACTGATGTcggtttttggagctttttccAGGGCATGCTGAGCACATCACAATAACCACCACCGCAATGCGGGCCTGCTTTGATTGACAGCGGACAAAATGCAGCGAGCGAGTGGTCCCGCTTTGGGGCTACTTCTGCTGCCTCTAACGGCCAAAAACCTCAACAACGAAAAATCTCGCAGAATGTTGATGATAAACTCGCCAGGCAAACTCGCCTCGGTCGCTCATTCAGCCTCCCAAATGAAAGAAGGTGaaagaacgacaaaaaaaacatgaaaacgtACACAAACGCTGCACGCAACGCAAGCGGCGGTGTTTGGAAATTAAATTCTGGCGCAATTCAGTGTAATGATGCATCATTAGCGCTTCGATGGTCGTTTGACAGGGTTGCATTGCACCCTGCCTGAACCCTCGTACTTTCCACCCGTGGGAGGATAATGAACgtgaataaattcaattacaacTCTCTACACGCTGCGCTGCTCTTCTAAACGGATTTGTCTGAAGATTAGCGTAAAAAAAGTccggagaagaaaatgagagcaaaaaaaaagcacattgaAAATGGTACCGACACTGGAAAGTGATTGATTATCGGGCGAAATAAGAACCCCCTGGTGTGGCTCGTATTACTCGCGCATGGATGCGTTCCTTACGTAACAGAATTTTAATAACACCACCCCCAGGAACGCTCTCACCATGGGGAGCCTTTAAAACGAGATCAATGATGTACCCACAGTTCCTCCATTCACCTCAGCATCGGACACAGAGTGCTAGGCGTTCACAACACCACATCatctgggtggaaaaaggggggtTTTTAGcttcacacacatgcacacacatgcacacacacacaccttagCGGTAAACACAATCGTCGGTATGCGTCTTGCGGCAAATCCCATCTCCAGCAATGCAAAAATCTCACCACCCCCCGAGAAGAAAGGCACCCCAATCAAAAGCCCCGGGAGAGCTGCCGAAGCTTTTTGTAGCGCTTACCACACCCTGCCCCCGAGGCGATGCcctttcttctccttcttcgccacccacacacgcgggAGCGTCTTTCCACACATCAAATATTGTTTCTCTCGGCGTGCGTTGCTGTTTGCACATCATCTCGTGGGCCCGCCCGAGAATCAATTGTTTCCCTATCGGCTTAATCATTCGAGCGCAAGGGCCGGTGCGATTCAAGACCCAGCCTAATTAGCGTTGTTTGCCAAGCGGGGTCGGTGGCTGGGTGGCGCAACGGGgcccattttgtttttcgtttctcatGCGTATTCGCATCTGCGTGTCTTCTTGCGGCAGGACCGGACGAGCCAACCGGGGCACAGATTCCGTCCATGTTCCTGAACTACCTCGGCAGCGACATCGATTGGAAGTACAACACGGAACCGGAGCAGTATGGGTGTCTGGGTTCGCCCGAGCAGCGGTGTTATTGGCCCCGTGGCAAGGTCCTTGGTGGAACGTCTGTCCTGAACGGCATGATGTACATCCGGGGCAACCCGCAGGACTATGACGATTGGGAAGCGGCTGGGAACCCGGGCTGGAAATGGAAGGACGTACTGCCGTACTTCATGAAGTCTGAGGACAACCTGCAAATCAACGAAGTTGACTCAAAGTACCACTCAACCGGGGGCATGTTACCGGTGGGTCGATTCCCCTACAATCCACCGTTTTCGTACTCAGTGCTGAAGGCAGGTGAACAGCTCGGCTACCAGGTGCAGGATCTAAACGGTGCCAACACAACGGGCTTCATGATCGCGCAGATGACGAACCGAAACGGCATCCGATTTAGTGCGGCTCGTGCTTTCCTGCGACCGGCTGTAAACCGCGCCAACTTGCACATCTTGCTTAACACCACTGTCACGAAGGTCCTTGTCCATCCGACGTCTAAGACAGCGCATGGAGTTGAAATCGTGGACGAGGATGGTCATATGCGCAAGATCCTGGTCAAGAAAGAGGTgattgttgctggtggtgccgTCAACTCACCCCAGATCCTGATGCTCAGTGGTATTGGCCCACGGGCACATCTCGAACAGGTGGGTGTACGACCGATCCACGATCTACCCGGTGTCGGACGGAACCTGCACAATCACGTGGCGTACTTCATCAACTTCTTCCTGAATGACACCAACACGGCTCCGCTGAACTGGGCCACGGCGATGGAGTACTTACTGTTCCGAGATGGGCTGATGTCGGGCACGGGCGTGTCAGCGGTGACGGCCAAGATCAGCTCGAAATATGCCGAACGCGTGGACGATCCTGATCTGCAGTTCTACTTCGGTGGGTTCTTGGCGGACTGCGCCAAGACGGGCCAGGTTGGTGAGCTGCTCAGCAACGACTCACGCTCGGTGCAGGTGTTCCCGGCCGTACTGCACCCCAAGAGCCGCGGTTACATCGAGCTCAAGTCGAACGATCCGCTCGAGCATCCGAAGATCGTCGTCAACTACCTGAAGGAGGATCACGACATTAAGGTGTTGGTCGAAGGCATCAAGTTCGCGGTGCGTCTCTCGGAAACGGACGCTTTGCAAGCGTACGGTATGGATCTCGATCGCACCCCCGTGAAAGCCTGTCAGGATATGGAATTTGGCACGCAGGTATGAGTGAAACCCTCGGTCTTCGATCATTGTTACGTCT
This window harbors:
- the LOC128722057 gene encoding glucose dehydrogenase [FAD, quinone] translates to MSAAMSSCACPMTSPVGATLAALCGGTQYMLFMGLLEVFIRSQCDLEDPCGRTKAKSSRSVDYEYDFIVVGGGSGGSVIASRLSEIKNWKVLLIEAGPDEPTGAQIPSMFLNYLGSDIDWKYNTEPEQYGCLGSPEQRCYWPRGKVLGGTSVLNGMMYIRGNPQDYDDWEAAGNPGWKWKDVLPYFMKSEDNLQINEVDSKYHSTGGMLPVGRFPYNPPFSYSVLKAGEQLGYQVQDLNGANTTGFMIAQMTNRNGIRFSAARAFLRPAVNRANLHILLNTTVTKVLVHPTSKTAHGVEIVDEDGHMRKILVKKEVIVAGGAVNSPQILMLSGIGPRAHLEQVGVRPIHDLPGVGRNLHNHVAYFINFFLNDTNTAPLNWATAMEYLLFRDGLMSGTGVSAVTAKISSKYAERVDDPDLQFYFGGFLADCAKTGQVGELLSNDSRSVQVFPAVLHPKSRGYIELKSNDPLEHPKIVVNYLKEDHDIKVLVEGIKFAVRLSETDALQAYGMDLDRTPVKACQDMEFGTQEYWECAVRQNTGAENHQAGSCKMGPTSDPMAVVDHELRVHGVRNLRVVDASVMPKVTSGNTNAPIIMIAEKGAHLLRRAWGAR